The genomic segment TTTGAGGgtccctttctgttttccttaatCTACTCATTGCCTAAATCCCCTCCTTctcatcttcatcttagaactgcaccgctggaagagaccctatggatcatcgagttcagctcccccccccctcgtcaAGAAATCCCgactgggaattgaactccaacctCAGGCTACGCAGCCAGACCcctgaaaccactgagctctccagccgttCTCTGCTGTTtgcttcttctcctttcccctctctgtGGACCCTCCCTTTCACTGAGATTCAAAGTGCAAATTCTCTGGCCGAGAATAGGgggtcccacccacccacccccactccttCCGATGACCCACTCCTTTGCTGGTTTCCATTATGACGTCTATGAAGAGCTGCTTAAGTTTTGAAGAGCGGCTGCTTTGACGTCACCCAACAGCACTTCTCACACTCCAGAGGTGTGGGTTTGTGTGCATCCGCATGTTCATGCATGGGTAAGGAAGCTTTATgatgggaggaggaggatttTAAGCTCTGCAATATCCCAAGGGGAAAGACTCCAAGAAACGAGAAGGCTgggttctttggaaaagaccataatgctgggaaagatggaaggcagcaggaaaagaggaagacaaaacacGAGATGTTCTGACTCCCTAGAGGAAGCCACGGGCATGAGTTTACAATTGCTGAGCAaagttgttgaggacaggaacTTTTGGAAACGGctccttcatagggttgccagaggTCGGATGGGACTTGATGTCACATCACAACaatgtgttttgtatttttagcATTTGAATATTTGAATAAACAAGCTTCTCTCCAGTTTTAGGAAAGAAAGCACACGGTATATACCGAGCTGATGCTCTTCTGCTGGGTTTGTATTCTGTATcccattttcccccttcctcGTGTAGCCTCGAGTCTCTCCAACTATAAACCCCAACATGATCAGCACAGTCAGGAGGTTCAGGAAcagagcaacacacacacacacacacacacacacacacacacacacacacacacacacacacacacacacaccagctcagTCAACAAGCTGCTCCTGCTTACCACTACCCTGTCCTTTGTCATCACACTCTTCTATGTCTGGTCTTAATACACTGAGTGCTGCCTTTTGTACTTCTGTAGGCACCAACCATAAGACtctaatgctaggaaaagctgaaggccacaggaaaagaggaaaaccgacTAGGAGAGGGATTGGCTCTATAAAGGAAGTCACTGCCTTGAGTTTAGGAGTGATAGGTGGGGCTCTTAAAAACTTTCTGGAGATCACTCTCCTGTCTTCACAGGGTCACCCTAAGCCCGAGGGGAGGGAGTTTGGTGGCACTTAAGGACAACACAGGTTCCTAAACATACACAGGGTGCTTCCAAGAGCTATCGCACACTCGCCGGTGCCAAGGAAGGTCTCCAAGCTCTGCATTCCAGTTCTGCCCATCGGAAGGCGAGAGGAACAAGCCTGTGCCAACCCCGTCTAGGGGAACCCCTTTTGCTCCCTGTAAGACCCCCTGGCAGGACCTCAGCGCCCATCTTAGAgctgggggggaaagggaaagcgctccctctccttccctccctccctctccctcctggcCTTCCCTCTCCCGCCCGCGGGCGCCCACTCACCGCCGCTAGGGGTCGCCCGGCGTCCGCCCTCGACGGCTCAGCAGCCCAGGCCGCTCATGGAGCCGATGCGGTCCAGCTTGAGGCCGAAGCAGCCCTTGGCCAGGCCCTTCTTGTGCAGGCCCTTGAAGCGCCGCGAtccgccgcctcctccgcctcctcctcctcctccgcctcctccgccgcctcctccgccgccgccgccggcgtgGTGCTCCGCGTGGCCTCCCCGCGCCCAGGCGCCGCGGGCTGGCTTGCCGTCGGGGCGCAGGTCCCGCATCAGCCGCGACGAGGACGAGGAGGCGGCCGTGCCCTTGCTCttcgccgcccccgccgccgccttggatccgccgccgccgccgccacgacccgcgcccgccgccgccgccgccgccgccggcccggACGAGCCCTCCAACAGCTCCGCCAGTTCGCGGCCCAGCGCCGCCGGGCTCTGCGcgaagagaggaggagagaaaaggggaaggggcgTGAAAAGCGGCCCGAGGTGccgggtggggaggggggcggaggaggaggaggaggaggacaaactGGGCCCCCTCcttcttggacgacaactcccagaatccgcaGCCTGAGGGAGTCCCAGCGTTCCCGAGCTCTGGGCGAGAAGGAGGACCTCgcgccccttcccttcccctcggggaAAAAGGGGTCGTGTTGCCCTTTCCGTGCCCGGGACAAGCCCCGCCCCCTCGCTTCGCCTGGAGGCATAAGgacacccccctcccccggtCCCAAATTCCTAGGTGCCAAACTTTACCAGCTCCTCCTACGGGGAGGTTCTGTCCtgtggactacaagtcccagaatcccctcagcTGGCTAGGGATTTGGGGGAGCCCCTCCCCATATTAATTAAACTCGCCTAGGGGTCACCTCGAGGATGGGGGCTCCCTCTCAAGCGGCGTCCCCGCTGACCCAGGGGCAGAGATGGTGGTCCCCCCTTTAACCCCTCGCCACTGGGATCCTGCGGGGTCACGCacacattccttttttctggactccatctcccccccccccacggctctGCAGGCAGAGGGGGAAGCGCGCAGGGTCCCCGGGGGCTCCGCACCCGCTCCCCTTCCGGGCTTCTTCGCTGCCGCCCACCTGGCGCGCCCGCCTTCCCGGGTGTCCGCGCGGCCGCCCCCTCGACCTCTCAGCACCACGGAGCGATGGAAAGCAACGGGCGGCGGGAGAGGCCGGCAACGCTTCCCAGCCTGGACGCCTTAAGAGATGATGGCGAGCGGGTCCCCTTCCCGCCAGCACGGCCGCCCCGTTGGGGAAGGCGCCGGAGGAGGCAGGAGCGGGAGAAGACCCGTCCCGTCGCTGCCTCGGCCGTGCAAGATCGCTGCCCGACGGCGGAGCCCGGCCCGCGGGCCAGGTTCTTTCCATGAACGCGCCCGGCGCCGGGCCGTTCACAGCATCCCAAGTGCTCTCAGGATCGCCCCCCTAGCCCCTCGCGGGTCCCCTCTCGCCTGCAGAgggctccccttccttttggggtgggggactACAGATCCTAGCATCCTTGGGACAAGCAGGGCGGATTCTGGGGACCGGAGTCCCCCAACCCAGCGTCGCTCCCCTCCGCCTTCGCCGGCCCCTTCCTGCTCTCTCCGGGAAGGCCGGCGGCACCACTCCCTAGTCCCTCCGGGCTCCCAGCCTGCCCCGACGGGGCGGGGGCGCTTCCCGCCTTACCTTCCGGAGGGTCGGAGGGACCGCCTTGCCTTCGAGGCCGAGGGCCAGCAGGCCGAGGAAGAGTCCGCAGGCGACCAGGGGCGAGAGATACATCCCGGACAGCGGGGCGAGGGAGCGACCCGACGGGGAGGCCGGTGGCAGCGCCGAGATCGGGCGCAGGGGCTGAGGCACCAGCGAGGGAGCGAGCGAGGGAACGAGCGAGCGAGGCGGGCTCTCCGGCTCCGAGGCGCAGGGGACGCGGCAGGACCGGGACTACTCTCGGAGGCTCGGCAGCACCGTGGCGAGCGCCCGGCTGGCCCTCGGCCCTTTATAAGCCGCTGGCGGGGGATGATGTCACCCtcagctcccccctcccctcccctcccctcccctcccgcgcGCGCTTGGCGGGCGGGGTGCGCGCGGGGTGCGGGCACGCGGGCGCGCGGCTGGCCCAGAAAGCTCAAGAAGGAGCCGCCCCGCCGACGGCGATGCCCGAGGCTCTGGAGGCAGCGGACGGGACGGCTGTGCAGGCCCCCCCcgggctctcctcctcctcctcctccgcctccccgACGGGGAAGAAGGgtccagggggggggggaaggagccggCGGCCAAGCGGCCCTTCGACGGACCCCCACCGGTCCCTTCGCCCTGGGCGAGCCTCCAGAGTCTGTTCGGGCaacgggcgggcggggggggggctttatcc from the Pogona vitticeps strain Pit_001003342236 chromosome 3, PviZW2.1, whole genome shotgun sequence genome contains:
- the NPPC gene encoding C-type natriuretic peptide; protein product: MYLSPLVACGLFLGLLALGLEGKAVPPTLRKSPAALGRELAELLEGSSGPAAAAAAAGAGRGGGGGGSKAAAGAAKSKGTAASSSSSRLMRDLRPDGKPARGAWARGGHAEHHAGGGGGGGGGGGGGGGGGGGGGGSRRFKGLHKKGLAKGCFGLKLDRIGSMSGLGC